Proteins encoded by one window of Lathyrus oleraceus cultivar Zhongwan6 chromosome 1, CAAS_Psat_ZW6_1.0, whole genome shotgun sequence:
- the LOC127134715 gene encoding uncharacterized protein LOC127134715 isoform X2 — protein MDNVVEEEAAFTKALGRGPIFCYGMGHMLNDITAACWFTYLLLFLTDIGFSPRNAAIVMLSGQVADAFATVFVGELIDRFGRFKIWHGAGSLLVAISFSSVFGRCLPCTILTSDSTAFETVSYSVFAAIFNLGWAATQVSHMSMVSCITLNATSRVALASCRNAFTMVANLSLYAVALIVFTVVNGKTYANVENQYRWIAYVSIFIGCCFVGIFHLATKEPSLQMDIYGKARGRISWAYWFKRVLYYQVAIIYVLTRLALNVSQAYLAFYVINDLQMAQSAKALVPAIIYISSFIVSIALQEIAWTGKLLKAYFSAGCILWILCGAVIMLLTKHMSYAMYIISVFIGIANALMMVTGVSMQNFLIGENLNGCAFVIGSLSFMDKMSCGIALYILQSYQNVSPHLLVIHQFPPSITRLGLGLVPSVCALLGVIVTCTMDFHHPSNSLTAPLVA, from the exons ATGGATAATGTTGTTGAAGAAGAAGCTGCATTCACCAAAGCCCTTGGAAGAGGGCCTATATTTTGTTATGGCATGGGACACATGCTCAATGACATAACTGCTGCTTGTTGGTTCACCTATCTATTATTGTTCTTAACGGATATTGGATTTTCACCAAG GAATGCAGCTATTGTGATGCTTTCAGGTCAAGTGGCTGATGCATTTGCCACTGTATTTGTTGGTGAACTG ATAGACAGATTTGGACGTTTCAAGATATGGCATGGTGCCGGATCTTTATTGGTGGCTATTTCATTTTCTTCAGTTTTTGGTCGTTGTCTACCATGCACAATTCTTACTTCTGATTCAACTGCTTTTGAAACCGTGAGTTACAGCGTGTTTGCAGCAATTTTCAACTTGGGGTGGGCTGCTACTCAGGTCTCACACAT GTCCATGGTGAGTTGCATCACGCTGAACGCAACAAGCAGAGTCGCATTGGCTAGCTGTCGCAATGCTTTTACCATG GTTGCCAACCTGAGTTTATATGCAGTTGCTTTGATAGTTTTCACTGTCGTCAATGGAAAAACGTATGCTAATGTTGAGAATCAG TACCGTTGGATTGCATATGTCTCGATTTTTATAGGATGTTGCTTTGTGGGCATATTTCATCTTGCGACGAAAGAGCCCAG TTTGCAAATGGACATATATGGAAAGGCTCGTGGGAGGATTTCATGGGCTTACTGGTTCAAGAGAGTTTTATATTACCAAGTTGCTATTATTTATGTACTCACGAGATTAGCTCTCAACGTTTCTCAG GCCTACCTTGCTTTCTATGTGATCAATGACCTACAAATGGCTCAATCAGCCAAAGCTTTG GTTCCTGCTATCATATACATCAGCAGTTTCATTGTATCTATCGCATTACAG GAGATTGCATGGACAGGCAAACTTCTCAAGGCTTACTTCTCTGCTGGATGCATTCTTTGGATTTTGTGTGGCGCAGTGATCATGCTTTTAACGAAGCATATGAGTTATGCCATGTACATAATTTCAGTATTTATTGGCATAGCAAATGCCCTCATGATG GTAACTGGTGTAAGCATGCAAAATTTTCTAATTGGAGAGAATCTTAATGGCTGTGCTTTTGTTATTGGATCATTGAGCTTTATGGACAAAATGTCGTGCGGGATTGCTTTATATATTCTTCAGTCTTATCAAA ATGTCTCTCCACATCTCTTGGTAATTCATCAGTTCCCACCTTCAATCACAAGGTTGGGCTTGGGTCTTGTTCCTTCTGTTTGTGCATTACTTGGTGTGATAGTAACTTGCACAATGGATTTCCACCATCCTTCCAACTCCTTGACAGCACCACTGGTGGCATAG
- the LOC127134715 gene encoding uncharacterized protein LOC127134715 isoform X1, producing MVFFLDWILLVLVFFIGYACNVFVFSSQKRALMDNVVEEEAAFTKALGRGPIFCYGMGHMLNDITAACWFTYLLLFLTDIGFSPRNAAIVMLSGQVADAFATVFVGELIDRFGRFKIWHGAGSLLVAISFSSVFGRCLPCTILTSDSTAFETVSYSVFAAIFNLGWAATQVSHMSMVSCITLNATSRVALASCRNAFTMVANLSLYAVALIVFTVVNGKTYANVENQYRWIAYVSIFIGCCFVGIFHLATKEPSLQMDIYGKARGRISWAYWFKRVLYYQVAIIYVLTRLALNVSQAYLAFYVINDLQMAQSAKALVPAIIYISSFIVSIALQEIAWTGKLLKAYFSAGCILWILCGAVIMLLTKHMSYAMYIISVFIGIANALMMVTGVSMQNFLIGENLNGCAFVIGSLSFMDKMSCGIALYILQSYQNVSPHLLVIHQFPPSITRLGLGLVPSVCALLGVIVTCTMDFHHPSNSLTAPLVA from the exons ATGGTTTTTTTTCTGGATTGGATATTGTTAGTGTTAGTGTTTTTCATTGGTTATGCATGCAATGTGTTTGTTTTTTCTTCTCAAAAGAG GGCGTTGATGGATAATGTTGTTGAAGAAGAAGCTGCATTCACCAAAGCCCTTGGAAGAGGGCCTATATTTTGTTATGGCATGGGACACATGCTCAATGACATAACTGCTGCTTGTTGGTTCACCTATCTATTATTGTTCTTAACGGATATTGGATTTTCACCAAG GAATGCAGCTATTGTGATGCTTTCAGGTCAAGTGGCTGATGCATTTGCCACTGTATTTGTTGGTGAACTG ATAGACAGATTTGGACGTTTCAAGATATGGCATGGTGCCGGATCTTTATTGGTGGCTATTTCATTTTCTTCAGTTTTTGGTCGTTGTCTACCATGCACAATTCTTACTTCTGATTCAACTGCTTTTGAAACCGTGAGTTACAGCGTGTTTGCAGCAATTTTCAACTTGGGGTGGGCTGCTACTCAGGTCTCACACAT GTCCATGGTGAGTTGCATCACGCTGAACGCAACAAGCAGAGTCGCATTGGCTAGCTGTCGCAATGCTTTTACCATG GTTGCCAACCTGAGTTTATATGCAGTTGCTTTGATAGTTTTCACTGTCGTCAATGGAAAAACGTATGCTAATGTTGAGAATCAG TACCGTTGGATTGCATATGTCTCGATTTTTATAGGATGTTGCTTTGTGGGCATATTTCATCTTGCGACGAAAGAGCCCAG TTTGCAAATGGACATATATGGAAAGGCTCGTGGGAGGATTTCATGGGCTTACTGGTTCAAGAGAGTTTTATATTACCAAGTTGCTATTATTTATGTACTCACGAGATTAGCTCTCAACGTTTCTCAG GCCTACCTTGCTTTCTATGTGATCAATGACCTACAAATGGCTCAATCAGCCAAAGCTTTG GTTCCTGCTATCATATACATCAGCAGTTTCATTGTATCTATCGCATTACAG GAGATTGCATGGACAGGCAAACTTCTCAAGGCTTACTTCTCTGCTGGATGCATTCTTTGGATTTTGTGTGGCGCAGTGATCATGCTTTTAACGAAGCATATGAGTTATGCCATGTACATAATTTCAGTATTTATTGGCATAGCAAATGCCCTCATGATG GTAACTGGTGTAAGCATGCAAAATTTTCTAATTGGAGAGAATCTTAATGGCTGTGCTTTTGTTATTGGATCATTGAGCTTTATGGACAAAATGTCGTGCGGGATTGCTTTATATATTCTTCAGTCTTATCAAA ATGTCTCTCCACATCTCTTGGTAATTCATCAGTTCCCACCTTCAATCACAAGGTTGGGCTTGGGTCTTGTTCCTTCTGTTTGTGCATTACTTGGTGTGATAGTAACTTGCACAATGGATTTCCACCATCCTTCCAACTCCTTGACAGCACCACTGGTGGCATAG